A region of the Pseudomonadota bacterium genome:
AGGTGCTGGACGACAAACCGGTCTATCGGGTGGTGTTCCACGAGATCACGCGCCGGGCGATCACCGACGCCTTGGAGCGACCGCGCGCCCTGTCGGTGGACCTCGTCAATGCCCAGCAGGCGCGGCGGGCCCTGGATTACTTGGTGGGTTTCAACCTCTCGCCGCTCTTGTGGCGCAAGATCCGGGGCGGGCTGTCCGCCGGCCGGGTGCAGAGCCCGGCGCTGCGCATGATCGTCGAGCGCGAGGAGGAGATCGAAGCCTTCGAGACCCGGGAGTACTGGACCATCGAGGCCCAAGCCCGCCATGTGGATCAGCCCTTCGTCGCCAAGCTCGCCGTGTTCGAGGGAGAGAAGCAGAAGCAGTTCAGCATCGTGAACGGTGAGGAGGCTGCACGCGTACGGGACCGGTTGCTGTTCGTCGCCGAAGGCCGGCTCCTGGTCACCGAGGTCGAAAAGAAGAAGCGCAAGCGCCAGCCGGCCCCGCCCTTCATCACCTCGACCCTGCAACAGGAGGGGGCGCGCAAGCTCGGTTTCACGGCAAGCCGCACCATGCGCGTCGCCCAGCAGCTCTACGAGGGCATCGACATCGGGGAAGGGGCCGTGGGCCTCATCACCTATATGCGCACCGATTCCGTGAACCTGGCCGCCGAGGCCGTGAATGAGGTCCGCGAGCTCATCACCTCGCGCTACGGGGCGAGTCAGGTCCCGAGTGCGCCGCGGCGCTTCCGGACCACGGCCAAGAATGCCCAGGAGGCCCATGAGGCGATCCGCCCCACCGCGATCGGACGGCATCCCGAACGGTTGAAGTCCCAGTTGAGCGTCGAGCAGTGGCGGCTCTACGACCTCATCTGGAAGCGCACCGTGGCCTGCCAGATGATCGATGCCACCATCGCTATGGTGGCGGTGGACCTCATGTGCGGGCCGGGCAACCTGTTTCGGGCCACCGGGTCGACGCTCGCCGATCCCGGGTTCATGGCCGTTTACCTGGAGGGCCGGGACGACAAGGGCGCCGAGCTGGACGACACCCTGTTACCGCCCATGCTGGTCGGCGACCAGGTGACCCTGGACCTTATCGAGGCCAATCAGCACTTCACCGAGCCGCCGCCGCGCTACACCGAGGCCTCGCTGGTCAAGGCCCTGGAAGAGCACGGGATCGGCCGTCCCTCGACCTACGCGGCCATCATCTCGACCCTGCAGCAACGCGAGTACGTGACCCTGGAGACCAAGCGCTTCCAACCGACCGATGTCGGGCGCGTGGTCACCCGCTTCCTCACGGAGCATTTCACCGATTATGTGGATTACGGCTTCACCGCCCGTCTCGAGGACGAGCTGGATGCCATCTCGCGGGGCGAAAAGGAGTGGACCCCGGTGATGCAGGCGTTCTGGACCGACTTCAAGCGCCTCATCGATACCAAGGCCGAGACCGTGAGCCGCAAGGACGCCACCCAGGAACTGCTGGAAGAGGCCTGTCCCAAGTGTGGAAAGCCGCTCGCGACCCGCCTCGGGCGGCGCGGCCGGTTCATCGGCTGCACCGGCTATCCGGATTGCGATTACACGCGCAATGTCGACGGTCAGGCGCAGGCTGCACCGGCCGCCGAGGTCGTGGAGGGCCGGACTTGTCCGGAGTGCGACTCGCCGCTCCTTATGCGGGCCGGGCGTTACGGGCCCTTCATCGGCTGCAGCGCCTAT
Encoded here:
- the topA gene encoding type I DNA topoisomerase, translating into MAKNLLIVESPAKARTIGRYLGPGYKVLASYGHVRDLLPKEGAVDTDHGFAMRYELIEKNVRHVDAISRAMRSAEALYLATDLDREGEAISWHVTEVLREREVLDDKPVYRVVFHEITRRAITDALERPRALSVDLVNAQQARRALDYLVGFNLSPLLWRKIRGGLSAGRVQSPALRMIVEREEEIEAFETREYWTIEAQARHVDQPFVAKLAVFEGEKQKQFSIVNGEEAARVRDRLLFVAEGRLLVTEVEKKKRKRQPAPPFITSTLQQEGARKLGFTASRTMRVAQQLYEGIDIGEGAVGLITYMRTDSVNLAAEAVNEVRELITSRYGASQVPSAPRRFRTTAKNAQEAHEAIRPTAIGRHPERLKSQLSVEQWRLYDLIWKRTVACQMIDATIAMVAVDLMCGPGNLFRATGSTLADPGFMAVYLEGRDDKGAELDDTLLPPMLVGDQVTLDLIEANQHFTEPPPRYTEASLVKALEEHGIGRPSTYAAIISTLQQREYVTLETKRFQPTDVGRVVTRFLTEHFTDYVDYGFTARLEDELDAISRGEKEWTPVMQAFWTDFKRLIDTKAETVSRKDATQELLEEACPKCGKPLATRLGRRGRFIGCTGYPDCDYTRNVDGQAQAAPAAEVVEGRTCPECDSPLLMRAGRYGPFIGCSAYPKCRFIEPLERPADTGVGCPECHAGHLLRRKSRRGKVFFSCSGYPGCQYAVWNEPVALPCPQCRWPISVIKVTKSKGATRACAQKNCRFSEPWHQEDPQAAVAAG